TGTCCTCGCGGTACACGTGAACTCGCGCAGGCGCGAGTCGGTTGTTTCCTGACCTCCAGCGCTGACCTTCACCCCCAGAGCGGGCGCCGGCGCAGCGGACCCACCCAGCATACCACCCCGCCACACAGGCCGGTACGCACCGCCTGTCAGAAAGTTTTCAGAGGCCTGCTCCTACCCTGAAGCCCATGAAGGACCTGCGGCGCTGGAACAGCCTGATGGCCCTGATCGGCGTGCTGATCACCACCGGGCTCGGACTGGCCACGCAACCCCTGGCCGCGCAGACCACCACGGCCGCCGTGCGCGCCTACCGCAGCGGCGACTTCCAGCAGGCCGCCGGCATCCTCGCGGGGATTCCCGACAAGGGCCTGCTGGTCGACGCGGACGCCCTGGTCGTACGCGGGTTCGCCCGCTACCAGACCGGCGCACTCCAGGACGCCGCGCGGGATTTCCGGCAGGTGCTGGACCGCAGCCCACGCTACGCGGACGCCTGGTACGGACTGGCCCTGATCGCCCGCGCGCAGGGCAACGCCGATCAGGCCCTGACCCTGGCGCGGCAGGCAGCGACCCTGGACCCGGCCCGCCCGGACGTGCAGACCCTGCTGGCGGCGCTGGAGCCACAGTCGTTGCAGGCCAGCCGGGAGCACTGAGCCCGTGGCGGCGCCCCGCAGCGCCGACGTGCAGCCCATGTGGCGGCAGTTTCAACTGCTGCCGTTCACGGGCATGGCGCTGGGCATCAGCGTGACGCTGACCCTGACCATGGTCGTGTTCACGTACCTGCTGTTCCTGAACCTGTTCGCGCAGTCGTTCTCGCGGTCACTCGTGATCGTGCTGGGCGTGCTGGTGGTGGTCAGCCTGACGACCGTCCTGCTGACCGTCACGCAACTGACCTACGTGACGGTCACTGCCCGGCAGGACCGGGACGTGGACGCCCAGCGGGCCGCGTGGCAGACCCGCTTCGACCGGTTCCTGGCAGGCGGCGAGGTCCCGCAGCACCTGAGCGCCCTGGCGCAGGACGAACTGCTGCAACGGCGCGAGGCGCAGGCGGACCACCCGGACTCGGCGCGACTGGCCGCCCTGTACGCCGGGCTGGGCCTGCGCGAACGTGACGAGGCACTCGCCCTGCGGCACCGCAACGGCACCACCCGCGCCCTGGCCCTGGAACGGCTGGTCCTGCTGCGCGACGACCGGACCCTGCCGGTCTTCCTGACGCTGCTGCGCGACGCGCGCGGCTCGCTGCGCAACCTCGCGCTGCTGGGAGCGGCCCGCGCGCTGTCCGTGCCGGGCGCACCCATCCCGCCGGACCTGACGGGCGTCCTGACCTCCGGCGCGTTCTCCACGCAGCAGGTCCGCGAGGCGCTGTGCCTGATCGGCCCGCCCGCCGAGCCGCTGGTGCGCCACATGGCCGCCGACGCGCGGGACCGCTGGCGGGAACTGGCCGTGGACGCCGCCACCCGCCTG
This is a stretch of genomic DNA from Deinococcus seoulensis. It encodes these proteins:
- a CDS encoding HEAT repeat domain-containing protein; this encodes MAAPRSADVQPMWRQFQLLPFTGMALGISVTLTLTMVVFTYLLFLNLFAQSFSRSLVIVLGVLVVVSLTTVLLTVTQLTYVTVTARQDRDVDAQRAAWQTRFDRFLAGGEVPQHLSALAQDELLQRREAQADHPDSARLAALYAGLGLRERDEALALRHRNGTTRALALERLVLLRDDRTLPVFLTLLRDARGSLRNLALLGAARALSVPGAPIPPDLTGVLTSGAFSTQQVREALCLIGPPAEPLVRHMAADARDRWRELAVDAATRLDPQRYADLADTLLRDPTPGVRAGALRLYAGGAPLHPGMHALVLAQAQDPAWAVRAMSAQAMRAFAQPPTVVLWRLLGDPNWWVRQHAAQTLARSEAGRAVLGRAVTEHPDRFARDMARTVTAELTVAANLTVPAGPSAPGVPLPVEPAGAAARA
- a CDS encoding tetratricopeptide repeat protein, which encodes MKDLRRWNSLMALIGVLITTGLGLATQPLAAQTTTAAVRAYRSGDFQQAAGILAGIPDKGLLVDADALVVRGFARYQTGALQDAARDFRQVLDRSPRYADAWYGLALIARAQGNADQALTLARQAATLDPARPDVQTLLAALEPQSLQASREH